In Actinomadura citrea, a single window of DNA contains:
- a CDS encoding PucR family transcriptional regulator: protein MRLRSLLAMPGLRLEVVTGEDELDRPIRWVVTTDLIDPGRYLRGRELVLTGLVWRTGPADSEAFVAALAGAGVSGLAAWDLTLGAIPDDLVAACRRHRLPLFKVPEDVAFATVTEEVVRHLSGARAADLTALLDRHRRLVEGTGLGAVLDLVGHCHVLAPTGRAVAGPPPADATALAAAFLTAPRLPHHVPGQDMSVFPVSPADTPRVADWFVALEGDFAEWPPERRTMAGELAAIVDLERARLRTDDRSSQDIVTAAFSGDGLPKTEDLPAPVVAVAASAQGSLRPGELRTVLSEVVPAACPVVGLLDGEAVALVPSGGLDVAAAVQDALGFLAPGLAGTRVAVGVSGAAVPPDLRGAIEEARHARRLAATRPSPVCVVRHEELATHVLLLASVPEDVRRMFRVRLLDPLRSYDEVHGADLVRTLETFLRNSGSWTRCAEELHLHVNSVRYRVQRIQDLTGRDLSRMEDRVDFFLALLV, encoded by the coding sequence ATGAGGCTGCGTTCCCTGCTCGCCATGCCCGGCCTGCGGCTGGAGGTCGTCACCGGGGAGGACGAGCTGGACCGGCCGATCCGCTGGGTCGTCACCACCGACCTGATCGACCCGGGCCGCTACCTGCGCGGCCGCGAGCTCGTGCTCACCGGCCTCGTCTGGCGGACGGGCCCCGCCGACTCCGAGGCGTTCGTCGCGGCCCTCGCCGGCGCGGGCGTGTCCGGCCTGGCCGCGTGGGACCTCACGCTCGGCGCCATCCCGGACGATCTCGTGGCGGCCTGCCGCCGGCACCGGCTGCCGCTGTTCAAGGTCCCGGAGGACGTGGCGTTCGCGACCGTGACCGAGGAGGTCGTCCGGCACCTGTCCGGCGCCCGCGCGGCCGACCTCACCGCCCTGCTGGACCGGCACCGCCGCCTGGTCGAGGGGACCGGGCTCGGCGCCGTCCTCGACCTGGTCGGCCACTGCCACGTCCTCGCCCCGACCGGGCGCGCCGTCGCGGGGCCGCCGCCGGCCGACGCCACCGCCCTGGCCGCCGCGTTCCTCACCGCGCCCCGGCTGCCGCACCACGTCCCGGGCCAGGACATGTCGGTCTTTCCGGTGTCCCCCGCCGACACGCCCCGGGTCGCCGACTGGTTCGTGGCACTGGAGGGCGATTTCGCCGAGTGGCCGCCCGAACGCCGCACGATGGCCGGTGAGCTCGCCGCGATCGTCGACCTCGAACGGGCCCGGCTGCGCACCGACGACCGCTCGTCCCAGGACATCGTGACCGCCGCCTTCTCCGGGGACGGCCTCCCGAAGACGGAGGACCTCCCCGCGCCGGTCGTGGCCGTCGCGGCGTCGGCGCAGGGCTCGCTGCGGCCGGGCGAGCTGCGCACCGTCCTCTCCGAGGTCGTGCCCGCGGCGTGCCCGGTGGTCGGGCTGCTGGACGGGGAGGCCGTCGCGCTCGTCCCGTCCGGCGGGCTGGACGTCGCGGCCGCCGTCCAGGACGCCCTCGGCTTCCTCGCCCCCGGCCTGGCGGGCACCCGTGTGGCCGTCGGGGTGAGCGGCGCCGCCGTGCCCCCGGACCTGCGCGGCGCCATCGAGGAGGCCCGCCACGCCCGCCGCCTCGCCGCGACACGCCCCTCCCCGGTGTGCGTCGTCCGGCACGAGGAGCTCGCGACCCACGTGCTGCTGCTCGCCAGCGTGCCTGAGGACGTCCGGCGGATGTTCCGGGTGCGCCTCCTGGACCCGCTGCGCTCCTACGACGAGGTCCACGGCGCCGACCTCGTCCGGACGCTGGAGACGTTCCTGCGCAACTCCGGCTCCTGGACGCGCTGCGCCGAGGAGCTCCACCTGCACGTCAACTCGGTCCGCTACCGCGTCCAGCGCATCCAGGACCTGACCGGCCGGGACCTGTCCCGGATGGAGGACCGCGTCGACTTCTTCCTCGCCCTCCTCGTCTGA
- the uraD gene encoding 2-oxo-4-hydroxy-4-carboxy-5-ureidoimidazoline decarboxylase, with amino-acid sequence MVEPSTEDLAACCASRRWIAAVAGRAYADPAALRAASMRALDDLAWADVEEALAAHPRIGDRVGGATREARWSRGEQAGAAGADADVQDALVAGNRAYEERFGHVFLIRASGRSALEMLAALRERLGNDPGAERDVVRRELAEIVDLRLAGLMEEDA; translated from the coding sequence GTGGTGGAACCGAGCACCGAGGATCTGGCGGCGTGCTGCGCGTCCCGCCGGTGGATCGCCGCGGTCGCCGGGCGGGCCTACGCCGATCCCGCCGCGCTGCGCGCCGCGTCGATGCGGGCGCTGGACGACCTGGCCTGGGCGGACGTCGAGGAGGCGCTCGCGGCGCATCCGCGCATCGGGGACCGGGTCGGCGGCGCCACGCGGGAGGCCCGCTGGTCGCGAGGGGAGCAGGCCGGGGCGGCGGGCGCGGATGCCGACGTTCAGGACGCCCTGGTTGCGGGAAACCGGGCCTATGAGGAGCGTTTCGGCCACGTGTTCCTGATCCGCGCGTCCGGGCGCTCCGCGCTGGAGATGCTCGCCGCGCTGCGGGAACGGCTCGGCAACGACCCGGGCGCCGAGCGCGACGTCGTCCGCCGGGAACTGGCGGAGATCGTCGATCTGCGGCTGGCCGGGCTGATGGAGGAGGACGCGTGA
- the uraH gene encoding hydroxyisourate hydrolase codes for MSLSTHVLDAAKGMPAAGVAVRLDRRDAGGGWTTLAEARTDADGRVREWGAEPGEGVHRLTFATEGLSDFYPEVTVAFTIDDPGRHHHVPLLISPFAYSTYRGS; via the coding sequence GTGAGCCTTTCGACGCACGTACTGGACGCCGCGAAGGGGATGCCCGCCGCCGGCGTGGCCGTCCGGCTGGACCGCCGCGACGCGGGCGGCGGCTGGACGACGCTCGCCGAGGCCCGCACCGACGCCGACGGCCGCGTCCGGGAATGGGGCGCCGAGCCCGGCGAGGGGGTGCACCGGCTGACGTTCGCCACCGAGGGGCTGTCGGACTTCTACCCCGAGGTCACGGTCGCGTTCACGATCGACGACCCGGGCCGGCACCACCACGTCCCGCTCCTGATCAGCCCGTTCGCGTACTCGACGTACCGGGGGAGCTAG
- the pucL gene encoding factor-independent urate hydroxylase, which produces MAIVLGPNRYGKAETRVVRVTRDGGTHRIKDLNVSVALSGAMDEAHLTGDNAAVLPTDTQKNTVFAFARKHGIGAIEDFGLLLARHFVGSRPAIAHARVEIREYGWRRITGGHSFVRDGGEVRTALVHCGADAESVVSGITDLVVLNSTGSEFHGFARDEYTTLEPTDDRILATAVTARWRHRSTTGAWDESYAGARDGLLRAFAETHSLSLQQTLYQMGRRVLDDRPETCEVRLSLPNKHHFLVDLEPFGMDNDNEVYLAADRPYGLIEGTVLTDDAPAAPAAFD; this is translated from the coding sequence GTGGCGATCGTTCTCGGCCCCAACCGCTACGGCAAGGCGGAGACGCGCGTCGTGCGCGTGACGCGGGACGGCGGCACCCACCGGATCAAGGACCTGAACGTGAGCGTGGCCCTCTCCGGCGCGATGGACGAGGCCCACCTGACCGGCGACAACGCGGCCGTGCTGCCCACCGACACCCAGAAGAACACCGTGTTCGCGTTCGCCAGGAAGCACGGCATCGGCGCGATCGAGGACTTCGGGCTCCTGCTCGCGCGGCACTTCGTCGGCTCCCGGCCGGCGATCGCCCATGCCCGGGTGGAGATCCGCGAGTACGGCTGGCGGCGCATCACGGGCGGGCACTCGTTCGTCCGGGACGGCGGCGAGGTGCGCACCGCGCTGGTCCACTGCGGCGCCGATGCGGAGTCGGTCGTCTCCGGCATCACCGACCTGGTCGTCCTCAACTCCACCGGAAGCGAGTTCCACGGGTTCGCCCGGGACGAGTACACGACGCTCGAACCCACCGACGACCGGATCCTCGCGACGGCGGTGACCGCCCGGTGGCGGCACCGGAGCACGACCGGGGCCTGGGACGAGTCCTACGCCGGCGCCCGCGACGGCCTGCTGCGCGCGTTCGCCGAGACGCACAGCCTGTCGCTCCAGCAGACGCTCTACCAGATGGGGCGCCGCGTGCTCGACGATCGGCCGGAGACCTGCGAGGTCCGGCTGTCGCTGCCGAACAAGCACCATTTCCTGGTCGACCTGGAGCCGTTCGGCATGGACAACGACAACGAGGTCTATCTCGCGGCGGACCGCCCGTACGGGCTCATCGAGGGCACGGTGCTGACCGACGACGCGCCCGCCGCCCCGGCGGCCTTCGACTGA
- a CDS encoding FAD binding domain-containing protein: MDFLRPVTWEDALAARAARPGALPVQGGTDVMVEINFDARRPEALLDLTRIRALTEWDTADGRLRVGAGVPYARLIGELGGRLPGLAQASRTVGSPQIRNRGTVGGNLGAASPAGDAHPPLLAGDAVVEAESAERGVRMIPVAEFFSGVKRNALAPDELIRAFWTPPASGPQYFSKIGTRNAMVIAVCSFAVALHPGERRVGTGLGSAAPTPRRATEAEAFISGELDWDGRRPLAEPAARRFGELVRAAASPIDDVRGTGEYRRHALAVLARRTLTWAWDDYRKATVGKAAS, encoded by the coding sequence ATGGACTTTCTACGACCGGTGACCTGGGAGGACGCGCTCGCCGCCAGGGCCGCGCGGCCGGGCGCCCTGCCCGTCCAGGGCGGCACCGACGTCATGGTCGAGATCAACTTCGACGCGCGGCGGCCCGAGGCGCTGCTCGACCTGACCCGGATCCGCGCCCTCACCGAATGGGACACGGCGGACGGACGGCTCCGCGTCGGCGCCGGCGTCCCCTACGCGCGGCTGATCGGCGAGCTGGGCGGGCGGCTGCCCGGCCTCGCCCAGGCGTCCCGCACGGTCGGGTCGCCGCAGATCCGCAACCGCGGCACGGTCGGCGGCAACCTCGGCGCCGCGTCGCCCGCCGGGGACGCCCATCCGCCGCTGCTGGCCGGGGACGCCGTGGTCGAGGCCGAGTCGGCCGAGCGCGGCGTCCGGATGATCCCGGTCGCGGAGTTCTTCAGCGGCGTGAAGCGCAACGCGCTCGCGCCGGACGAGCTGATCCGCGCGTTCTGGACGCCGCCCGCGTCCGGCCCGCAGTACTTCTCCAAGATCGGCACCCGGAACGCGATGGTGATCGCGGTCTGCTCGTTCGCGGTCGCGCTGCACCCCGGCGAACGGCGCGTCGGCACGGGCCTCGGCTCGGCCGCCCCGACCCCCCGCCGCGCGACCGAGGCCGAGGCGTTCATCTCCGGCGAACTGGACTGGGACGGGCGCCGCCCGCTCGCCGAGCCGGCGGCGCGGCGCTTCGGCGAGCTGGTGCGGGCCGCGGCGTCGCCGATCGACGACGTCCGCGGGACGGGCGAGTACCGCAGGCACGCCCTGGCGGTGCTGGCGCGCCGCACGCTCACCTGGGCCTGGGACGACTACCGCAAGGCGACCGTGGGAAAGGCGGCCTCGTGA
- a CDS encoding (2Fe-2S)-binding protein has product MRVNLTVNGSEEAVDEVWEGESLLYMLRERMGLPGSKNACEQGECGSCTVYLDGVPVCACLVAAGQAEGREVVTVEGLAQGPPGEERLDPVQEAFVEAGAVQCGFCTPGLIVQAHDLIERNPAPSDAEIREALAGNLCRCTGYEKILDAVRLAAERRAVTR; this is encoded by the coding sequence ATGCGCGTGAACCTGACAGTCAACGGGTCCGAGGAGGCCGTGGACGAGGTGTGGGAGGGCGAGAGCCTGCTCTACATGCTCCGCGAGCGGATGGGCCTGCCCGGCTCCAAGAACGCCTGCGAGCAGGGCGAATGCGGCTCGTGCACCGTCTACCTGGACGGCGTGCCGGTGTGCGCCTGCCTGGTCGCGGCGGGCCAGGCCGAGGGGCGCGAGGTCGTCACCGTGGAGGGCCTGGCGCAGGGGCCGCCGGGCGAGGAGCGCCTCGACCCCGTCCAGGAGGCGTTCGTCGAGGCGGGCGCCGTGCAGTGCGGGTTCTGCACGCCCGGCCTGATCGTCCAGGCGCACGACCTGATCGAGCGGAACCCGGCGCCGTCCGACGCGGAGATCCGCGAGGCGCTGGCCGGGAACCTGTGCCGCTGCACCGGCTACGAGAAGATCCTCGACGCGGTGCGCCTCGCGGCCGAGCGCAGGGCGGTCACCCGATGA
- a CDS encoding 8-oxoguanine deaminase → MKRVVIENAHVATVSGDEYPGGHIVVEGDRITAVGPGPAPRTDADPGEVERVDGTGCLATPGLVNSHHHLYQWASQGMAVDGTLFEWLTTLYKPWSKMDAEVVAGAVTAGLGWLAKSGCTTSTDHHYLFPKGRGDLFAAEIEAAREIGVRFHPCRGSMDRGESQGGLPPDEVVEDLDTVLAETEAAIDRYHDPSPGSLLRVAVAPCSPFSVTRELLVESARLARDKGVRLHTHLAETLDEEEHTREQFGMTPAEYMDSIGWLGPDVWLAHCVHLHDTDVKRLAETRTGTAHCPSSNARLGAGIARVSHLLEAGAAVGLGVDGAASAELVPLAGELRQAIYMQRARYGPTALNARQALEMATLGGARCLGREDEIGALAPGRLADIALWRVDGFRAAVDDPVVALAFGPTPPLERLLVGGRTVVDGDTLVTVPQDEAARRGADAQRRLMRLAEEVL, encoded by the coding sequence ATGAAGCGCGTCGTCATCGAGAACGCCCATGTCGCCACCGTGTCCGGGGACGAGTACCCGGGCGGTCACATCGTGGTCGAGGGTGACCGGATCACGGCCGTCGGGCCCGGCCCCGCCCCGAGGACGGACGCCGACCCGGGGGAGGTCGAGCGGGTCGATGGCACGGGATGCCTGGCCACCCCCGGCCTGGTCAACTCCCACCACCACCTCTACCAGTGGGCCAGCCAGGGCATGGCCGTCGACGGCACCCTGTTCGAGTGGCTGACCACCCTCTACAAGCCGTGGTCGAAGATGGACGCCGAGGTCGTCGCGGGCGCCGTCACCGCCGGGCTCGGATGGCTCGCCAAGTCGGGCTGCACGACGTCCACCGACCACCACTACCTGTTCCCCAAGGGGCGCGGCGACCTGTTCGCGGCCGAGATCGAGGCCGCCCGGGAGATCGGCGTCCGGTTCCATCCGTGCCGGGGATCGATGGACCGCGGCGAGTCGCAGGGCGGGCTGCCGCCGGACGAGGTCGTCGAGGACCTCGACACGGTCCTCGCCGAGACCGAGGCCGCGATCGACCGGTACCACGACCCCTCGCCCGGCTCCCTGCTGCGCGTCGCCGTCGCGCCCTGCTCGCCGTTCTCCGTCACGCGGGAGCTGCTGGTCGAGTCGGCCCGGCTGGCGCGCGACAAGGGCGTGCGCCTGCACACCCACCTCGCCGAGACGCTCGACGAGGAGGAGCACACGCGCGAGCAGTTCGGGATGACGCCGGCCGAGTACATGGACTCGATCGGCTGGCTGGGCCCCGACGTGTGGCTCGCGCACTGCGTCCACCTGCACGACACCGACGTCAAGCGGCTCGCCGAGACCCGCACCGGCACCGCGCACTGCCCGAGTTCCAACGCCCGCCTCGGCGCCGGGATCGCCCGCGTGTCGCACCTGCTGGAGGCGGGCGCGGCGGTCGGCCTCGGCGTGGACGGGGCGGCGTCGGCCGAACTCGTCCCGCTCGCCGGGGAGCTGCGGCAGGCGATCTACATGCAGCGCGCCCGGTACGGGCCGACCGCGCTGAACGCCCGGCAGGCCCTGGAGATGGCGACGCTCGGCGGCGCCCGCTGCCTCGGCCGCGAGGACGAGATCGGCGCCCTCGCACCGGGCCGGCTCGCCGACATCGCGCTGTGGCGCGTCGACGGCTTCCGCGCGGCCGTCGACGACCCCGTCGTCGCGCTGGCGTTCGGGCCGACGCCGCCACTGGAGCGCCTGCTCGTCGGCGGGCGCACCGTCGTGGACGGCGACACGCTCGTCACCGTCCCCCAGGACGAGGCCGCGCGGCGCGGCGCGGACGCCCAGCGCCGCCTGATGCGCCTCGCGGAGGAGGTGCTCTGA
- the pucD gene encoding xanthine dehydrogenase subunit D, translating into MTSPTKSPAHTATPGIGGVGESPLRPDGTLKVAGEFAYASDLWLEGMLWGATLRSPHPRARIRSLDVGPALALPGVRAVLTHEDVPGRKVFGIDRTDDQPVLAIDQVRHQGEPVALVAADHPETARRAMDRIAVDYEVLEPVTDPRAVIADPEGLKVQDRGGITRHQPVRVGDVDAARAAAAVVVSGEYEVGIQDQAFLGPEAGLAIPAEDGGVDLHVSTQWIHNDLKQIAPCLALREDQIHMTLAGVGGAFGGREDLSMQIHASMLALHTGRPVKMSYNRYESFFGHVHRHPAQMRYEYGATRDGRLLYADVEIVLDGGAYTSSTMNVVGNAASLGIGPYEIPNIRIDGYGVYTNNPPCGAMRGFGAVQACFAYESMMDRLGAACGLDPVEIRRRNAVTQGSRLATGQVIESPAPLAEMLTRLEAMPMPPDPDRSDLRNLPGGVSQTTHGEGVVRGVGYGVGIKNICFSEGFDDLSTARVRLEVIGGEATALVHTAAAEVGQGLVTVKAQIARTELGVQKVTIAPADNRVGDAGSSSASRQSYMTGGAVKAACEAVRAELLSRAARRFGRTDLTVAGGKIMSRTEGALGTIEDVLGETAIEETREYHHRPTTPLDPVTGQGRSHTQLALCVHRAVVDVDVDLGLVKVVELAAVQDVGRILNRTALEGQIHGGTAQGLGLALMEEIVVTGGLVRNPSFTDYLIPTILDMPPMRLDILENPDPEAPYGLRGAGEPPTLSSTPALVAAIRDATGRALTRVPVRPEHIVAGP; encoded by the coding sequence ATGACGTCCCCGACCAAGAGCCCGGCCCACACGGCCACCCCGGGGATCGGCGGAGTCGGCGAGAGCCCGCTGCGCCCGGACGGCACGCTGAAGGTCGCGGGCGAGTTCGCCTACGCCTCCGACCTGTGGCTGGAGGGGATGCTGTGGGGCGCGACGCTCCGCAGCCCGCACCCCCGGGCGCGGATCCGGTCGCTCGACGTCGGGCCCGCCCTCGCGCTGCCCGGCGTCCGCGCCGTCCTCACCCACGAGGACGTGCCCGGCCGCAAGGTGTTCGGCATCGACCGCACCGACGACCAGCCGGTCCTCGCCATCGACCAGGTCCGGCACCAGGGCGAGCCGGTCGCGCTCGTCGCCGCCGACCACCCCGAGACGGCGCGGCGCGCGATGGACCGGATCGCCGTCGACTACGAGGTGCTGGAGCCGGTCACCGACCCGCGCGCGGTGATCGCCGACCCGGAGGGCCTGAAGGTCCAGGACCGCGGCGGCATCACCCGTCACCAGCCGGTCCGGGTCGGGGACGTGGACGCCGCCAGGGCCGCGGCGGCCGTCGTGGTGTCCGGCGAGTACGAGGTCGGCATCCAGGACCAGGCGTTCCTCGGGCCGGAGGCGGGCCTGGCGATCCCGGCCGAGGACGGCGGCGTCGACCTGCACGTCTCCACGCAGTGGATCCACAACGACCTCAAGCAGATCGCGCCCTGCCTCGCGCTGCGCGAGGACCAGATCCACATGACGCTCGCCGGCGTCGGCGGCGCCTTCGGCGGCCGCGAGGACCTGTCGATGCAGATCCACGCGTCGATGCTGGCGCTGCACACCGGCCGGCCCGTGAAGATGTCGTACAACCGGTACGAGTCGTTCTTCGGGCACGTCCACCGGCACCCCGCGCAGATGCGCTACGAGTACGGCGCCACGCGGGACGGACGGCTCCTCTACGCCGACGTCGAGATCGTCCTGGACGGCGGCGCGTACACCTCGTCCACCATGAACGTCGTCGGGAACGCCGCGTCGCTCGGCATCGGCCCCTACGAGATCCCCAACATCCGGATCGACGGGTACGGCGTCTACACCAACAACCCGCCGTGCGGTGCGATGCGCGGGTTCGGCGCCGTCCAGGCGTGCTTCGCCTACGAGTCGATGATGGACCGGCTCGGCGCCGCCTGCGGCCTCGACCCGGTCGAGATCCGGCGCCGCAACGCCGTCACGCAGGGGTCCAGGCTCGCGACCGGGCAGGTCATCGAGTCGCCCGCCCCGCTCGCGGAGATGCTGACCCGGCTGGAGGCCATGCCGATGCCTCCCGACCCGGACCGGTCCGACCTGCGGAACCTGCCGGGCGGCGTCTCCCAGACGACCCACGGCGAGGGCGTCGTGCGGGGCGTCGGCTACGGCGTCGGGATCAAGAACATCTGCTTCTCCGAGGGCTTCGACGACCTCTCCACGGCCCGCGTCCGGCTGGAGGTCATCGGCGGGGAGGCCACCGCCCTCGTGCACACCGCCGCCGCCGAGGTCGGGCAGGGACTCGTCACGGTCAAGGCGCAGATCGCGCGGACCGAGCTCGGTGTCCAGAAGGTCACGATCGCCCCGGCCGACAACCGGGTCGGCGACGCCGGGTCCTCCAGCGCGTCCCGCCAGTCGTACATGACGGGCGGGGCGGTCAAGGCGGCCTGCGAGGCGGTCCGCGCCGAACTCCTCTCGCGCGCCGCCCGCCGCTTCGGCCGCACCGACCTGACCGTCGCCGGCGGGAAGATCATGTCGCGCACCGAGGGAGCGCTCGGCACGATCGAGGACGTCCTCGGCGAGACCGCCATCGAGGAGACCCGCGAGTACCACCACCGCCCCACCACGCCCCTGGACCCGGTCACCGGGCAGGGCCGCAGCCACACCCAGCTCGCGCTCTGCGTGCACCGCGCCGTCGTCGACGTGGACGTGGACCTCGGCCTCGTCAAGGTCGTCGAGCTGGCCGCCGTCCAGGACGTGGGCAGGATCCTCAACCGGACGGCGCTGGAGGGGCAGATCCACGGCGGCACCGCGCAGGGCCTCGGCCTGGCGCTGATGGAGGAGATCGTCGTGACCGGCGGCCTGGTCCGCAACCCGTCCTTCACCGACTACCTGATCCCCACCATCCTCGACATGCCGCCGATGCGCCTGGACATCCTGGAGAACCCCGACCCGGAGGCGCCCTACGGGCTGCGCGGCGCGGGGGAGCCGCCCACGCTGTCGTCCACTCCCGCCCTCGTCGCCGCGATCCGGGACGCGACGGGCCGAGCGCTGACCCGGGTCCCCGTCCGCCCGGAGCACATCGTGGCCGGCCCATGA
- the allB gene encoding allantoinase AllB — protein MTRDDLVIRSRRTVLPEGERPAAVSIRAGRITAISPYDTAASVDLGDVALLPGLVDTHVHINEPGRTEWEGFATATRAAAAGGVTTLIDMPLNALPPTVDPPALAAKRAAAEGACAVDVGFWGGAIPGNAPSLRPLHDLGVFGFKCFTSDSGVPEFPPLAPADMKAAFREIASFDGLAIVHAEDPASLSPPSGGDYAAFLTSRPPSAERRAVEQVVRLVEETGARAHILHLSAADCLDVLAKAQADGLPVTAETCPHYLTLCDGDAGTAAFKCCPPIRDAANRDRLWQGLASGVISCVVTDHSPCTPELKRGDFATAWGGISSLQLGLPAVWTAARARGHDLATVVRWMSEAPAALAAVPRKGGIAPGNDADLVAFAPDETFTVDPASLHHRHPVTPYEGRTLTGVVQATWLRGARVGDAPTGRLLTRSEAR, from the coding sequence ATGACCCGGGACGACCTCGTGATCCGCTCCCGCCGGACCGTCCTGCCGGAGGGGGAGCGGCCGGCGGCCGTCTCGATCCGCGCCGGCCGCATCACCGCGATCTCGCCCTACGACACCGCCGCCTCGGTGGACCTGGGCGACGTCGCGCTGCTCCCCGGCCTCGTCGACACCCACGTCCACATCAACGAGCCGGGGCGCACCGAATGGGAGGGCTTCGCCACCGCCACCCGCGCCGCGGCGGCGGGCGGCGTCACCACGCTCATCGACATGCCGCTCAACGCGCTGCCCCCGACCGTCGACCCGCCCGCGCTCGCGGCCAAACGCGCCGCCGCCGAAGGCGCCTGCGCCGTGGACGTCGGCTTCTGGGGCGGCGCGATCCCCGGCAACGCGCCCTCGCTCCGCCCGCTGCACGACCTCGGCGTCTTCGGGTTCAAGTGCTTCACCTCCGACTCCGGCGTCCCGGAGTTCCCGCCCCTCGCACCCGCCGACATGAAAGCGGCGTTCCGCGAGATCGCCTCCTTCGACGGTCTGGCCATCGTGCACGCCGAGGACCCGGCCTCGCTGTCCCCGCCGTCCGGCGGCGACTACGCCGCCTTCCTCACCTCGCGCCCGCCGTCGGCCGAACGCCGGGCCGTCGAACAGGTCGTCCGGCTGGTGGAGGAGACCGGTGCGCGCGCCCACATCCTGCACCTCTCGGCGGCCGACTGCCTGGACGTCCTCGCCAAGGCGCAGGCGGACGGCCTGCCGGTGACCGCCGAGACCTGCCCGCACTACCTGACCCTCTGCGACGGCGACGCCGGGACCGCCGCGTTCAAGTGCTGCCCGCCCATCCGCGACGCCGCCAACCGCGACCGCCTCTGGCAGGGGCTCGCCTCCGGCGTGATCTCCTGCGTCGTCACCGACCACTCGCCCTGCACTCCCGAGCTGAAACGCGGCGACTTCGCCACCGCCTGGGGCGGCATCTCGTCCCTGCAACTCGGCCTGCCCGCCGTCTGGACGGCCGCCCGCGCCCGCGGCCACGACCTGGCCACGGTCGTCCGCTGGATGTCCGAGGCCCCCGCCGCGCTCGCCGCCGTCCCCCGCAAGGGCGGCATCGCCCCCGGAAACGACGCCGACCTGGTCGCCTTCGCCCCCGACGAGACCTTCACCGTCGACCCCGCGTCCCTCCACCACCGCCACCCCGTCACCCCCTACGAGGGCAGGACGCTGACGGGCGTCGTCCAGGCCACCTGGCTGCGCGGCGCACGCGTCGGCGACGCCCCGACCGGACGCCTGCTCACCCGCTCGGAGGCACGATGA
- the alc gene encoding allantoicase produces the protein MTDFTSLPDLAVRTLGGSVIAASDESFAEKENLLNPWKPAFQPETFGPKGQLYDGWETARRRTPGHDWALIRLGLPGQIHGIVVDTAWFKGNYPPHASVEACFADGYPAPAELEAADWVEIVPKSPLKGDTAHSMTSANTARVFTHVRLNMFPDGGIARLRVHGRVVPNPAYLTGLTVDLAALENGARVLDCSDRFYSSPDNMLFPGLARTQAEGWETARRRDDGNDWAEIALAAPGTIELAELDTTNLKFNAPAEARLTATTSDGDRTVILPRTRLQPDTRHRFRLKTPEVAKVRLDIHPDGGLARLRLWGPLTPKAEQDLTTNWNPNIYP, from the coding sequence ATGACCGACTTCACCTCCCTGCCGGACCTGGCCGTCCGCACGCTCGGCGGTTCGGTCATCGCCGCCAGCGACGAGTCCTTCGCCGAGAAGGAGAACCTGCTCAACCCCTGGAAGCCCGCGTTCCAGCCGGAGACCTTCGGCCCGAAGGGCCAGCTCTACGACGGCTGGGAGACCGCCCGCCGCCGCACCCCCGGCCACGACTGGGCCCTGATCCGCCTGGGCCTCCCGGGCCAGATCCACGGCATCGTCGTCGACACGGCCTGGTTCAAGGGCAACTACCCCCCGCACGCCTCAGTAGAGGCCTGCTTCGCCGACGGCTACCCGGCCCCCGCCGAACTCGAAGCCGCCGACTGGGTCGAGATCGTCCCGAAATCCCCCCTCAAGGGCGACACCGCACACAGCATGACCAGCGCCAACACGGCCCGCGTCTTCACCCACGTCCGCCTCAACATGTTCCCGGACGGCGGCATCGCGCGCCTCCGCGTCCACGGCAGGGTCGTCCCCAACCCCGCGTACCTGACGGGCCTGACCGTGGATCTGGCCGCCCTGGAGAACGGCGCCCGCGTCCTCGACTGCTCCGACCGCTTCTACTCGTCCCCCGACAACATGCTGTTCCCCGGCCTGGCCCGCACCCAGGCCGAAGGCTGGGAAACCGCCCGCCGCCGCGACGACGGCAACGACTGGGCCGAAATAGCTCTGGCCGCCCCCGGCACCATCGAACTGGCCGAGCTCGACACCACGAACCTCAAATTCAACGCCCCCGCGGAAGCCCGGCTGACGGCCACCACCAGCGACGGCGACCGAACCGTCATCCTCCCGCGCACCCGCCTGCAGCCCGACACCCGCCACCGCTTCCGCCTGAAGACCCCGGAGGTGGCGAAAGTCCGCCTGGACATCCACCCCGACGGCGGCCTGGCCCGCCTCCGCCTCTGGGGCCCCCTAACCCCCAAAGCCGAACAAGATCTAACAACTAACTGGAACCCCAACATTTATCCATAA